Proteins found in one Vagococcus carniphilus genomic segment:
- a CDS encoding carboxylate--amine ligase, translating into MTTIKKDFIPVLLGGDLNLYGMARSFYELTNKPVRVIASAQIAPTKYSSILDIEYVSNFDTDPTFIEKMRKVSEEYADSDVPVILMGMGDWYTELISRHREELSKTFICPYIDKQLEKELENKESFYAICEKYDLPYPKTKVLTKEMVENKEELQLYDYPVALKSANSVTWNDFESPIKEKVYIIDNQTDFNRIIHGIYKDGYEDNMILQEFVQGDESPMRVLNVYVDKNHKVKMMCLGNAVLADPTPLGIGNYLAIIPDYNEEIFNQVKYFLEDINYTGFANFDLKYDIKDKKYKFFEINLRQGRSSFFVSLNGINLAEWVVRDYVYDDLKDKEMFVADISDEEGKLWLNVPVDVFNKYTPESPYKEKAKRMIAEKRYGYTFYYEGDKSFKRYLLLQRMFRYYRKAFKQYGDRVGR; encoded by the coding sequence GTGACGACAATTAAAAAGGACTTTATTCCAGTATTACTAGGTGGAGACTTAAATCTATATGGAATGGCGCGGTCTTTTTATGAGTTAACAAACAAACCCGTTAGAGTAATAGCAAGTGCTCAAATTGCTCCCACTAAATATTCTAGTATTCTAGATATCGAGTATGTTTCTAACTTTGATACGGACCCAACTTTTATTGAAAAAATGCGAAAAGTATCTGAAGAATATGCTGATTCAGATGTTCCTGTTATCTTAATGGGAATGGGAGATTGGTATACAGAATTAATATCTAGACATCGTGAAGAACTATCTAAAACTTTTATTTGTCCATATATTGACAAACAATTAGAAAAAGAATTAGAGAATAAGGAAAGCTTCTATGCAATTTGTGAGAAATATGATTTACCTTATCCAAAAACCAAAGTTCTTACAAAAGAAATGGTAGAAAATAAGGAAGAACTACAACTTTACGATTACCCAGTTGCTTTAAAATCTGCTAATAGTGTGACTTGGAATGATTTTGAGTCTCCTATTAAAGAGAAAGTTTATATTATTGATAATCAAACAGATTTTAACCGTATTATTCATGGTATTTATAAAGATGGCTACGAAGATAATATGATTTTACAAGAGTTCGTTCAAGGGGATGAAAGTCCAATGCGAGTTCTAAATGTATACGTGGATAAAAATCATAAAGTAAAAATGATGTGTCTTGGTAATGCTGTTTTAGCAGACCCAACTCCATTAGGTATCGGTAATTACCTAGCCATTATTCCTGATTATAATGAAGAAATCTTTAATCAAGTTAAGTACTTCTTGGAAGATATTAATTACACAGGATTTGCTAACTTTGATTTGAAGTATGATATCAAAGATAAAAAATATAAATTTTTCGAGATTAACCTAAGACAAGGAAGAAGTAGTTTCTTTGTTTCTCTAAACGGTATTAATTTAGCAGAATGGGTTGTCAGAGATTATGTTTATGACGATTTAAAAGATAAAGAGATGTTTGTTGCAGACATCTCTGATGAAGAAGGTAAACTATGGTTAAATGTTCCGGTTGATGTCTTCAATAAATACACACCAGAATCACCATATAAAGAAAAGGCAAAACGAATGATTGCTGAAAAACGTTATGGTTATACGTTTTATTATGAAGGGGATAAAAGTTTTAAACGCTATTTATTACTCCAACGCATGTTCCGTTATTACCGAAAAGCGTTTAAACAATATGGTGATCGTGTCGGGAGGTAA
- a CDS encoding amino acid racemase, producing MDNFFTIIGGMGTMATELYIKQINQKTPAKNDQDYLNYVLVNYSTIPDRSTYLMSKDESINPLPYLLNIIKTQGALNPKFFVLTCNTAHYFFNELEAATEIPILHMPRLAAKAAAKSFPKGTRVGIIGTEGTIKNQIYDPFILNEGFNLIHPTLEIQQMVSTLIFDKIKQQNVLDVELYNQILSKMFDELNCEVVILGCTELSLMEDIEGYKNPCVIDPQNVLADESVKLALSYRNK from the coding sequence ATGGATAATTTTTTTACCATCATTGGTGGCATGGGAACTATGGCAACAGAGCTATATATTAAACAAATTAACCAGAAAACACCTGCTAAAAATGACCAAGACTATTTAAATTATGTGTTAGTTAATTATTCAACAATACCAGATAGAAGCACTTATTTAATGAGTAAAGATGAGAGTATCAATCCACTTCCTTATCTTTTAAACATTATTAAAACTCAAGGTGCTTTGAATCCTAAGTTTTTTGTTTTAACTTGTAATACAGCACATTATTTCTTTAATGAATTAGAAGCAGCGACTGAGATACCAATTCTTCATATGCCACGTTTAGCAGCCAAAGCGGCAGCTAAATCATTTCCAAAAGGTACAAGGGTTGGAATTATCGGGACAGAAGGAACTATCAAAAATCAAATATACGACCCATTCATTTTAAATGAAGGATTCAACTTAATTCATCCAACATTAGAAATTCAACAAATGGTTAGCACATTGATTTTTGATAAAATTAAACAACAAAACGTTTTAGATGTTGAGTTGTATAATCAAATATTATCTAAAATGTTTGATGAATTAAATTGTGAAGTCGTTATACTGGGATGTACAGAACTTTCTTTAATGGAAGATATCGAAGGTTATAAAAATCCTTGTGTGATTGACCCGCAAAATGTACTAGCTGATGAAAGTGTTAAATTAGCTCTTTCTTATCGCAATAAGTAG